The Panicum virgatum strain AP13 chromosome 3N, P.virgatum_v5, whole genome shotgun sequence genome includes the window TTGTTGATTATATATGCTTCTTCAGGCTCTTGTCAATATGATCAGCAACCCTGTCAACTCCACTGTCCCGATTGCAGCGGAGGTTTTCAAGAAGGCTGGTACTTATGATGAGAAGAAGCTGTTTGGTGTGACCACTCTTGATGTTGTTCGTGCTAAAACCTTTTATGCTGGAAAGGCAGGCGTGCCAGTTACTGGTAATAAGATGTCTgacttgaagattgctggaaTGCTAGAGACTTTGCTAGAATGTTTGTCAGGTTTCATTTGTCGTCTTTCTCAAAGTGAGTTGTTGCTACTTGCTGTGACCCTTTGCAGAGGTGAATGTTCCTGTTGTTGGGGGCCATGCGGGTATTACTATTCTGCCACTCTTCTCACAGGTATTATGTCCACAGTTGTTTCATTAGTGAAATGATGATCTTGAAAATGTACCCAGTTAGAATAGATATAAGTCATATAACCAATGACAAAAGAGCCTTGTAGCATAAGCATACCCACAATGATCAAGTAGTGTAAGTGTATGAATACTTTGATGAAACATGCAATTTGATTACCAAAGAGGTTGTATTTCATGGACAGGGGTCAACAGAGTATGTTTGCCTAGACTAGTTCGATAATGTCAATTTGTCAACTGTGCATAAGTACTATAAAGCTATCTTTGGTTAGTGTTTGTCATGCTCGGTGTATTCTACGTTGTGCCTTGTGTCTCTAAAGCTAATTATTCAAACATAAACTTCAAGCCAAAATCGAATTGTCTGTTCTACACAGGCCACTCCTCCAAGCAATTCATTGTCCCAAGAAGACATTGTGGCCCTCACCAAGAGGACACAGGATGGTGGAACGGAGGTTGTTGAAGCAAAGGCTGGAAAGGGCTCTGCAACATTGTCCATGGCGTAAGTCTATAAAACATATTGACCTTTGTGAGCATGTCTTTTGGTTGGACTATAGAACCTGTAACTAGCATATCCTATCTGTTTACGATCGTTGTGGAATTTTATGAAGACTGCCGTCTACCATTGCAACCTGTCCATCATTTGATGCTTGAATTTTCTTAGGAGAACTGCCTGTGACATAAGTTAGCTGCTGCACGATTGCACATACACACTCCTGCACAAGCTTATAACATCAAAGCTAGTGAGATGCATGTGACCGAAATTCGGTGCTATTAAGTATACATTCTTATTGCTATTTCATGGTTCTTCATGTACTCCAGTGATTGTATATCGATCGCATCAATTTATTGTCAGAACTTGATTCATATTAATCTATCTAATTGTAATGAACATCGTTTGTAGTTTATGCCATTCAGTAAACATGTATAATTGAACTAACCTCGTGAATTTAAGAGACATTCCTTGAACTGCACCTGCTTCTATTTTTGTCTACAGTGTTTTTTAGACAGTATTCTTTCAGAAAAACTTGCACATTTTACTTTGACTTCCCATTATTGCATTCATGTGAAGTACTTCAAGATACTGTTATTATTTGGAATGTAGCTTCTTTCCAAATGAAGGGCCCATTTGTCCTTAAGCATCTGTATAAGATCCTATTTCTTATATTTCCAACTAATTTGTTGCAATATGAGCTAGAGCCTGTTTGGGTAGGTAGGATCTGGATCCATTTTTATTAGTTAGCAGCCTCATCCTAACACCCATATCTGAATTTTTACTGTGTGACTTCACCTTAGCTTCTGTTTAGTGTTCTGCCTGCATGTGATCTTCTGTTTTCTGAGTCATCATATTGTAGTGGCTGTGCAGATAGACTCAGTTCCCATCAACCTTTGTTGTACATAACCATATTAGCTTTATGCTGATTTCAGGTCAAGCTCTGCTGCAATTTGTTTTACTAATATTTTTTTGGGGTGCAGATATGCTGGTGCTGTTTTTGCACATGCATGCTTGAAGGGTTTGAATGGAGTTCCTGACGTCGTAGAGTGCTCTTTTGTGCAATCAACTGTGACGGAGTTGCCCTTCTTTGCCTCCAAGGTACTTATCTAATGTGTAATATATAATGTGCAGTTATGTTTCCTTTCGTGTCTTATCGGATTAAAGGTACTGGAGTGTTGAACCTGTGGAACCATTGCCATTTTGGTGTTTTCTTCTTGAGAATCAGTGTGATATGTTGGTGTGGCAACATGGTTCCTTGTAGCATGTTCTTGTTTACAGGAACCATTGATGATGTGGCGAGTAGCATATTACAATATCAAGGTTTTCCCTTTTTGTAAGCTGCAAGAGGTCATTTTAATATTGGCTGATCAAAATGATGTGTTCTTCAGTAAATATCACTAGTGCCAGTGCCTTAACTATACTTGTTAGATGGACTCTTTCTAGTAGAGTTTTAACACCAGTCCCTTTCATGCTGCAGGTACGCCTTGGCAAGAATGGAGTGGAGGAAGTGTTTGGTCTCGGAGAGCTCTCCGACTTTGAGAAGCAGGGGTTGGAAAACCTCAAGGGCGAGCTCAAGGCTTCCATTGAGAAGGGTATCAAGTTCGCCCACGGGAACTAGGCACTTTGCACGGACTCTAACAATTCATATCTCAAGCTGAGGAGATCTCTTGAAATTTTTGTTTGACTGCGTTTTCTGCCCCTCTTCTGCTTGGAAGTCGAGGCGTTGGGCTCCAAATAAAAACCCAGCGGCTTAGTTGCCAACCTGAACAAAACTTGTACCAGAAACAACCACACCGGTCGCCGGTGCCTTTTGTGCTCGGCCAATTGCGTGGTGAGCCGTGACGGAAATGGGAACGGACTTGCCACTTGCTCGATCCCGCTTGTTATTCTGGTATTGTATCGGTACCAGGGCTTCAGGATGCCACACTGGAATTCAATTATTGTTGCCGCTAGATACCAATGCCACACTGGAATTTGCACTGTTGAGCCGAACATTGCTGGTTCAGGGCAAATTCCAGGGGTCGAAGCAACGTGCTATGATTGCTGTCGGGCGATGTGTGGTTTTCAGATTGATtggtgtcgggtaccatgattagggacattttaattggggtactaagattactctaaaaaaatacaaacacgTATTAAGGCAACggggcccacggcctccttccaatctgaaagaaaggaaaggactcaaagaaggcTATCATGCGGCCCATTCTCCCTCCTCTTAGGCCCGCGGGAATCATCTCCACCTTGCTTGAGGGCTACCATCGGGACCCTCAACTGCgctccgcatctccgcctcgctcgagggtagtggATCTGCCTTCGAGCGgacaaatcatctccgcctcgctcgagggtagcggatttgccctcgagcgggcaaatcatctccgcctcgctcgagggcagcgaacctccctcgagcaggtaactcatttccgccttgctcgaggctACCTCTCGGCGTAAGGGACaaaacggccctgccgctcaaccgcccgtcgtacggaggcattaagtgccaaccactcTTCCACAGTGCCCAGGACAAACGGCGTCAGGCCGctattccccacagtggctgtgaccggagtcccatccgccaactccgatcactgctccgccatcccggacgatGTGGTGgcactgtggaacctgcgacgcgggacaagataggctcggcactgctcccgtactATTCTaccaactccggccgtccggactccacctcatcacacgcatggccccggacccgcctcctgcttaggaaggggtccggcgacgccacgtaCCCCTCCAAGAGGGACGCACAGCACAcgcagccggagtcccggacctgccccctcgaggggtccgggagctCCACGCAACCCTCGGACCTCCTAGAGTGCACGCCAGCACTCCGACCGGGGGGTccaggaccgccgcgtgccccgccaccgctggtgcacgcaagaccctgacctacagggcccacggaacgccaccacGCCACATTTGGAGGACTGTACACCCTATAGCgatgaccacgccgcctgctggggctggcaggacgccggcgcgatctgcGCGAGGTCAAGGACGACGCCCAGGACGACCGCCACTcccgacgccataccccacaatgtacttcctacagtgttcgaccactgcacccccacgATTTGGGGGAAAACGATGACTTCCACGctcccctgcgcatgtacaccgtccctccttgtgactataaaaggagaggcgGGCTTCCTTCAAGGGGGACGTGAGCTGCCATCGTCACCTAGGTCGGTCGGCTCTCTAGGCATTACATCGCTCACACAGCACACACTCGCTTCTAGCCCCAACACTGCTATTCGCCACGCTcaactccacttctagcagagacttgggagcctctctccctctctcgcctcgcttgtaccccctactacaagcaccccgggtgcaagataatacagtgccctcgcacacctcctttgctggacgtacggccccgcggccggagccaggataaaccgtgcgttactgtgttgcctcttgcatcaacatctagaACGAGGAAAcgcgcagcatttactagttgggatccggacccccgggtcagggcaccgacagttggcgcgccaggtaggggacgctgcatgacattttctcttttgttcccatttgatctccagggatggcgaacAGATCTAACCCGTACCCCATGGGCGTTTCGGATCAGCTCCCAGCtggatacgtgatctggttcggaagtctcgagttcagagcaaccggcaacggttacctcatggagctcctctcacccagacgcaacccggatacaccgacttcaccagcccggcgcaacaggcgctcgggccagcattcGCGGCAAGCACGCGCGAAGCGGCGCCGTGCGGTACGGCTCACCTCCCCtacgtgggttgaggttgccatgtcaTGGCTCAGCGTCGCGACCGACGGGGCCGTCGCATCGACATCACGAGCCTCGGTGTCGACtacgccggcaccatcatcaACTGCAACCCTACTGCCTCCCAGGGGGTGCGACCACGTCGTCGCCCTTCCccatcgggatgcgcaacgctgcgtcCTACGCTtcttcgtccagcaccaacttcgccgagtatgaggatctgccgggtcatcatttcctgtcgatccgcaacctcatcgcgtcgtctcctgacgaatcctaccccgagacggcgagctcgatcgccgacgacatcaacttcttccagAACAatttcacggccgaggaggccgaggactactccggggtccgcgaccccgacgctttccgctcgttccagctcgcgatggcttattgcctcacctgctctgaggactccagtgagggggagtacaatcccactcgggagtgcttcatggccgaTCTAGCGGACGAGCAAAATGACAACGCCCTGGGCGACGACGGGGatggcggggcggacgcgcagacgaaccaaccggtggtgccgcctgcggccccttcttcttcatcaagctcggcggcgcggcaagcacagctggcacagctcaatgagcttcaagccaagctcgacgagcaacgccggcagacacaggagctgcgcaccgcgctcgagcagcagcatACCGCGCTTGGTGCACATGACCAGGCAGCGGGACGctttgcccgggagcgcatcctggccgacgacaacgtcgacaaacctccggaactaaAGATAGCCGGCGAAAAACTTGTCGCTGCGGCCAacctactccaagccatgccTGAGCCATCAACGCCCTCGGGTCGCAACTTgtgccgcgaggcacaggtgctcatcgagcaagctgtcgtgcagcaggccgagagctctgcgtctcgtatgcgctcgaaggccccggagcagcctggtgggactgcacgccaggaccacgaggcttctgtgcacactccaccagcagggaagggcaaggcagccgtagcgccaggtgcgaaggcaccctctgtgcacgaccgcatcgggAAGACTCCCACAAAAGATCGACTCCATGACGCGCGCGGGCACGCCGACGAAggcgacgcccgctacatcGTCGGTGGCAGGAAATACACCCCttgacggggtggacgcttcgaccccgagcacgataggggtgagtcaccggagcctccgggcacccgggtgttcagccgggagattcgaactgcttcttttcccccgcgctttcgacaacccaccacccttgtcaaatactcgggcgagataGATCTGgcggtctggctcaatgactactgcctagcgtgccagctgggtggtgcgacggaagacgcggtcatcatccgcaaccttcctcttcacctcgCTGACGCCAcatgaacgtggctcgagcacttgcccgcggaccagatccacaactgggccgagttagtcaagatcttcgtgggcaacttccagggcacatacgtgtgCCCTGGGAACTGCTGggatctcaaagggtgtcgccaaaaACCCAATgtgtccctgcgcgactacgtgcggcgcttctccaagcaatgcaccgagctccccagcgtcacccacgtcgaggtcattaatgccttcctcgagggtacgacgtgcaggaaactggtgcacgagcttgcgagaagccgacctaccaacaccaacgagttgttcgacgctgccaccaactacgccgccggcgaagaggctgttggtgccattttcgacgatAAGCAGAACAAGCGCAACGAAGATGctcccgcggagggcagcaaccctcgacaaaatggcaggCGAGGCCTTGGATTCCATGCACCGACACGTGggaagcttcgaacccgccgagggtgtcaagaaggtgcccctcgacccgagccaccctgacgacaaggcgttacagatcagcgccaccctcgacatcaaataggaagtggtgctcgtcgactttctccgcgccaatgcAGACAtttttgcgtggagcccctcggacatgcctggcataccaagggaggtcgccgagcactcccttgatatctgTCCCAACTCCAAgtcggtgaagcagcgccttcgacgcttcgacaagctcaagcgccgggcgatcggcgaggagttgcagaaacttttGGCCgccgggttcatcaaggaggtattccatcccgagtggctagctaatcctgtattagtgaagaaaaagaacagaagctggaggatgtgtgtagactatactagtttaaataaagtatgcccgaaggttccctttcctttgccacgtattgatcaaatcgtagattcaactGTGGGATGtcaacttttatcctttcttaatgcttactccggttaccaccaaattaagatgaaagagtctgaccagctcgcgacttcttttatcacaccattcggcatgtactgcta containing:
- the LOC120664563 gene encoding malate dehydrogenase, mitochondrial-like, whose protein sequence is MRSSLLKSTSELLRRTRGYSSSAKPERKVAILGAAGGIGQPLSLLMKLNPLVSSLSLSLYDIAGTVGVAADVSHINTPAPADWSGVPQVKGFMGDDQLGEALEGSDVVIIPAGVPRKPGMTRDDLFNINAGIVKALSTAIAKHCPNALVNMISNPVNSTVPIAAEVFKKAGTYDEKKLFGVTTLDVVRAKTFYAGKAGVPVTEVNVPVVGGHAGITILPLFSQATPPSNSLSQEDIVALTKRTQDGGTEVVEAKAGKGSATLSMAYAGAVFAHACLKGLNGVPDVVECSFVQSTVTELPFFASKVRLGKNGVEEVFGLGELSDFEKQGLENLKGELKASIEKGIKFAHGN